Genomic window (Phocoena phocoena chromosome 20, mPhoPho1.1, whole genome shotgun sequence):
GTATGTCAGTCATACCTCAGTAAAGTGggatatgtatctatatatctatagttCACAAACAAACATACCCAAAGTActtacccattaaaaaaaaaaaagaaaagtaacaaaattgtTCTGGTAGTGTGAAAGAGGCTCACCCTCTGGATGCCCACAGCACCCGGGAAAGCAAGGCAGAGTGCTGGTTACAAGCAGGGGCTTTGAGGCAGGTGGACCCAAGATGGAGTCTGGACCTTGACACTCACTATCTTGGTGGCCTTGGGTAGATCAATCTCTCTGCGCCTTGCTGCCTCCCTTCTCCTGTCTGTAATATGACAGTGGCAACCATGCCTATGTTGCAGGACTGCTGTCAGGATTGAGTGAGACAGTGCAGGGTAAGTCCCCAGAAGTCTTTTTCAGATCTGAGATGGTTCCAGGCCAGATCTTGTCTGGGGGCCTCGGAGGAGATGGGGGGAAGCCTTCTCCATATGCCCCCTAAAGTAGTCCCAGGCCCTTCTGTTACCCACCACCCTCAGCCTTTGCACCCTCCCAAGAGCCTCTCCAACCTCAGCTTTGCCCCGAAACTGCACCTCCTCTTCCCTTGGAACCCCAGGAGCAAAGGTGGCGCTAGGCCTTTGCAAAGCCCCAGACCCAGATGCCGCCGGTACCCGCACTGCGGCCAGCTGGTGTTTGACTCTGCCCCGAATATTCACCGAATATTAATTCAGCGCCTTTACTTGTCAAGGCTGCCGTGGTCTCTCCCGCGCCGGaaatggggggaagggaggggtcctTAGGTCCTGAGCGAAGGGCCAAAGAGAGAAAGGGTCTCCCAGGAGGGCCCCGGGCTTGAGCAAGGTCCAAGAGAACCCGGACCTAAAACGGATGTGGGCAGGGTGGAGGGCAGGGGTGCGCGCGGCCTCGGGGCCCCAGGGACCCCACTCCAGGTCCCGCATCCGGAGGGCCGCTCCCGGAGCCGGGCCTGGGCCGagagcgcggcggcggcggcggcggcggcggcggcggctgctgctGCGCGACCAGGTGGGTGGCGCCCCGGAAGGCCCAGCGCTGAAGAGCCGGAAGGCGGGAGGGTGGGGCCTGCGCGCCGGGAGGGGCGGCCTGGTGTCCCTGCGCCGGCCGGCCTGTGACCTCGCGGCGCCGCCTCCGCAGGTAAAGGGCTCCGAGCTGCTGGagccgggagggggaggggcgcccGGAGCGGCTGGCGTGCCAGCTGGCCGCGGGCCTGGCTCTCCCTTGCCGGGCGCACGCTCTTCGTGCATTCATTTTCCATATGGAGAATCGGGGTACACGGAGGGCTGTGTGTGCATGTCACCTCCTGCAGGAActcctgtgtgtgcgtgtgcccgCGCGTGTGACTTCGCGCAGGAACCGCGGTGCGTGTGGCTGGTGTTATATCCGCAGGGCGGAGCACCCTTGGCCTTGCCCTCTGGGAAGAGAATCTGGACGCTAGTTTAGAGGTGATCAGGAAGGGATGTTACTGATTTAGGGCTGGGGGAGATTAACTTTGTGGGGACTGGTAGCTTCTTtagtctttaaaacaaacaaacaaaagaaataggaATATTTTGAGAGGGTGTGAAGCGACCTGCTCATGGGCCAGGTAGGTAGGTAACGTGTGCTCTGCTAGGGTCCTGCTCGGCTCTGGCCTgcgttgctgcagatggcagccCCAGTGTGgcttgtgcttttgatttttCAGGAGAAATCACAAGTCTGAGGTGTATGTGAAAtctcttgattttaaaattctggcAACTAATtcgtttttaaaaagtctgtggGCTAATCTGACAATGTTTGCTGATGGGATCCAATCTTTGCCGTGGGGCATAGAGGTGGAAAGACACGGTTTATAGGAGCCAGTGGGCACACTGGAGCTTTGTAAATTTCACAAGCAAAGTAGAAAGTACTGAGGATTGCAGGTGGGCAATATCACTCTGATTCTTAAGTGGCcctgcttttctaatttttaaaaagagctgtgTGCATGGAGGTCTGTGTTAGCTCTGCAGCCTTCCTCTCCTCATCTCTCACAATCTGGTCCACCTCAGAAAGCCAGGCTATAGTCTCAGGGACGGGCTCATCTCCGTCTCACCCAGATCCCTGCTGTAATCGGCAGACCAGCCTGGGTGCTTACACGAAACCAGGGCTTCACATTGGCATTTGCCTTCCCTGTGGCTGGCAGATGGGCTTCCTGTGACCGGAGCCTGTTTCGTGGACAAATCTGATTCTGAAATAGGTGTGATATGGGGGGAGGCACACTCCCGCCCCATTGAGGTCTGTCCCCATCAGAGTGctcctgtctcctccctcctcaaCCACTTCTCTACTGCTTACAGACAAAGGCAGCTGGAGTgggagaaggagaagcaggacCGGCTTCCTTTCTCAATCTGGCAGCCCTAGAGAAGTTGGGAGGCTGGAGCTTTTTAGCAAGGGCTCAGGAGATGGGGCTGCAAACCTTTCTTCCCCAACAAGAGTCTATTGATGCTCTAACTTCTAAAATGATTCTTACAAGGAAATTAAACCAGCATTCCCTTGGATGGAGGCAGCCACAATGCCACCTCTCTACCCATGGTGTGGAACCATTGAACCCAGCTGGAATCAGGCCACTTCCTTGCCTCCCCTCCCACACACCATGACACCTGCTAGCTCTCCAGTCCTACAGAGCTCTGGGCTTGTGCCTTGTGCTGGCCCAACTGGGCTAAGTGGAGGTTGGAAGTGGCGTTTGCACAGTGATGTCTCATTAGCCCCTGTGGGTTTCGACCTAAAGTCATTCAGAGCAGGTTGGAaactgtttttttggtttttgttttgtgggttttttttaatagacagtAGAGGGTGAAATGGGTATATATCTATTGCCTTCCTCTTTTACGTACTTTTTCTTGCTGTGCAGAAACTCTTTCAAGAGTACAGATCCATAATTCTGCAGAAAGCCTGTTTTAGGAGTGGCATCTGGGCAGAGTACACTGGCCTAGAAGCCGGACTTGCAGATCAAGCATGGCAAGGCTCAAGGTCTTCATGCCTCTGGGAATGGGAGGCTCATTGCAGCCTCCAGAGGGGCCTTCGAGGGACCTGTGCTTCATCTCCCTTTTTTCAGCATAAGTGACAGATAAAAAGCTGGATATAAACCAGAGCTAAGCTAGAAGGTGACTAGATATTTTACAGGaggatttttagctttttgaaagGTTTTACCATGAAATTAATTCCTTTGGTTATCTTAATATGTActtgaaattaaacattttgtttGCATAGCTTTACAGGACCATGGCTTTTGGGTAAATCAGGTTACTCTCTCTCCCCCCATTTCTGAGTGCAGTTCCTTCGCTGTTATTAATGCTATAATGTTATCTTGACAGTTGTGCCTGGAAAATTCTTGACCTCTGGAAGGGTGGAAGGGGGCTCTCttgcagggaggaggagggggcatgTGCTCTGTCTACACGTGGTCACCGCTGGTGAGCAGAGGGGCCTGGAAGCTAGCAGGCATTTTAGCAGATCTAGGACACTTGGGAGACAGAGCAAGGACAAACACACTTGAATTCTCCTCTAGTCCATTGGGCAACTCTGCAGGACTGCCCCTCCACTGCCTCTCACACCCCTGGTGAACAGACACATCTGGGGGATGCCTCTTTGCATTTCTGAACTCAAGGACTGAGTAACAGACGTCAGACATCTTGAGTCATGCTCTCATAGACTCTTGCTGTCCAAAGTGAGGGCAGAAGATCACCTGAGGGTGCTTGTAAATACAGAATCTCACCCTGCCCATAGGGGCCGTGTTTAACAAGATCTTAAGTGACTCCTGTGCACTGGTGGAGAATCACTGATGTCaagaatataaaaggaaaagaggggaaaTTTACAGGGGCTGGAGCACAGGATCCCTCTTACCTCTCCTGGGACTACAAAGACGTTCTGACTGGTGTTACAGGAGATCCACAGATTTGTTCTAAGGGCTGAGAATTCTCTCTTGGGATTGGGAGGATAATTTTACATTAGAGACTAATTCTGGATTATtcttgggtttaaaaaaaaaccctcatataTCCAAAAGATATTGAGTAATAGAGTCTGCTCCAAACTTCCACAGTCGAGTTCCTTTAGTGAATGTTTGCATGTCTCAGCCTTAAATGAAAAGGGGAGTGTTGGTGAGAAAGGAAAGTGCCCATCAAGCCTTGGGTCTAGCCGAAGCTGGAAGGAGAATCACCTGCTCATTGCTGCTTTGATTTTACTTCCTATCCTGCCAGGTGGCCCATCAGTGCCAAAGCTCTCCATTCCCACCATCCTTGGGGCGGAGCCTGCCCTGCCCTCACCCTTGCCCCTGCCTGTCCTTTTCCTGCTAGTATGGCAAACAGTTTCCTGACCCCAGATAATTTTTCTAAAGGTCATTGTTCCAAAGTACACCCATCCGTCTGTCATCTGTCCATCCATATGCAAACCCCTggaattctttgatttcttttattctctggTTGTTTCATCTTACTACATCATCCTGTCCTTGCCTTTGATGTCTCATGAGTAGAACTGGATTGACTCTATGAGTGGTTGCTTATAGAAGCCAGTGGTGTATGTTAGGAACCAAACGTTCATTTAGAGCCATCATGTCTGAGAGTCTGCAGTGTTCCAGACTCGCTCCAGGCACTTTGCTTCCATTCTGCTTACACTTTGCAAGAATCCAGCCTATAGGTGGTTTATCTCCATCTTACAGGTGAAGAATCTGCCATTCTGCTCAGGGTCATCCAGTGGGTGAAGGCTGTGCGGTTGCAGAGTCCTGTGCTTTCCCCTTCTCTGGCTTGGCGTGGGCAGAGATGCCCTGTCACACAGGAGACGACCAGGGGCTGGGACTTTGTGCACTCGGCCAAGGTTTGCGCTCGGGGATTGCCTGAGCCAGCTGAAAGGCCCCGATGCAAGAGAGCTCAGACTTGCCTCACTCGTGATGAACCGGTGGAACATGTGGCCAGCGTTGTTCCTTAACCTGTTGTAAATCAGAAGTTAATCAGAGGGCAGAGAAGACCTTTCATCCACCCTGCTGATTCAGTCTGCTTATTAACTGAAAGCTGCCCTGCTTTCTCTTTGGCAAAGGACTCGGCACATGACTGGGGAGTGCTGTCATCGTGCATACAGCAGAGGTACTGTTCTGTACCAAAAATGGGGAACCTTCCTTAAAACTTTAGGAAGAGTAACATTTGGGTAGAAATATGCTTCACTCATTAAAACTCTCCTTTGGAATGCTTCCTTCAAGGTGTGCTGCGATGCCCGTCGCGGTGGAGGACATCATGAGGCTGCTGTGCTCCGTCTCTGAGGAGAGGAAAATGCGGGCGGCCGTCAGGCACTCCGGGAGGGGCGCCCTGGTCACAGGGGCCGTGGCCTTCGTTGGTGGTTTGGTGGGTGGCCCACCAGGACTAGCCGTTGGTAAGTGCAAGTGCCTCACAGGGACAGTGCagttgttggggaaaaaaagacctttGAAACCTCAGAGACCTCATAAAAGCCTCTGCCCTGTGTGAGAAGTTTGTTGAGTTGAGGTTGCTTCTGTGAAATGATCTTTGGGTACATAAGTCATCCTGTTAAAAACACAAGCTTCTGTGTGAATGTCTCAGAAGTGCAGGGCTCTCTCAAATGGCATCTGTCATGCAGCCCTGGAGGACACCTTTCCCCCCAGGGATGTGTCCTAGAGTCTGAAGATTTCAGGGTATCCTGGGTCCCTTGGACAgtctccctccccccatcaccATTACACATCCAGAGAGGAAGCTGAGATTTGCCGGGCACCTACTGGGGGCTGATGCTGTAGAGCCACTTTACATAAACTCGTTCCCAGAGCGCTTCCCCATTCTGAAAGCAAGCAGTCCAACGCAGGAAAAGCAATAAGCTAACTCGTGGAGTGATCACCCCTGTCCCCTTCTTTTACCACCTGCTTCTGTTTGGGAACCCGTTTCTGGCAATAAATGAAACTTTGGCTGATTTTCCCATCATTCATTGTTGCTAGAATGAAGTTGCTTCCTTTGGACTAGGAACCGGAAGAATTCCTCTGTGGCCCAAACCACGGGCTAGGGGTGGTATCAGAGAGCTGGCTGCTGTCCAGGTCTGACTTGAGGAGGGGCCAGATAAGGCCTCCCTCGAGGTGCCTTAGATGGACCCTGCAACACAGGGGCATCGGCTCAAGGCATGGTCTGCTGCAttgggctcagtaaatatttactgaacgcctcctctgtgccaggcagccTGTGGTGGGATACAGGGCCTGGGAAAGCTCACAGTCTGGTGGAAGTCCTTTCTATATGGCTTGCAGTCTTCACATGAATACAGGCTGGAGAGGTGACTGCTTTTCTGCTGAGGATGGTTTCTGTGTCCCAGCTCACCAGTAAGGCTTCCTGCTCTGTTCTTCCCTCTGGTAGCAGGATTGACATTCAAGGACACTGTATTAAGCTGAGCCCACACCGGGGAGAAAAATCAGCCTGTGGGTGGCCCCAGACCTTCCATCTATGCATTTCCATTTCCAGACTCTGTGAATTAGTGAGTCTTGACTTAAGCTTCTTGCTATCCAGGAAGTAGCCCGTGAGGGAGGAGACAAGGCCATTGCCTTCTTCCTCAGTGACATCCTATATCTTTGTCCCACTCCATCTAATGTGCTCAGGGAAGGCTAGCTGGGATCATTTATCATATAGCTGTGCCCAAATGCCATTTTGGGAGGACATATTTTATTCAGATTGAGTAAAAGCTGGTAGAGAACAGGATGTCTGCAAAGAGAACCCCAGGGATTCGCTACTTGCAGCCCCTGGTCATGGGCAGGAGCATCATTTTacccagaaaacaaaggaattttCTCTTCTCCAAAGACTTGGTAATTTTCTGGTCGATATTTCCTGGCGACTTTTTGCATTAAGTGCTGCTCTAAATCAAATATTGATGTTCTCACAAAGGTTTAGTGCAGATGAGTGCAACTCTTATCAGCTCTTAAGTGTTTCACTGGTGTCATGGGGAAAAGTTCAGTAAAACTTGTAAATGACTGGCCCTCCCTCCCTAGAATGCTCCTTATTTTCAGACTGGGGGGAAGCTGTCTAAGGGCAGTGTTCAGCCTCTAGGACATGAGGCTGGCTGGTCCCCAGAGAAGGTGTGTGCTACCAGGTGGCTCCATACTTGGTTTCCTGAGATGGTGCAAGATTTACTTACTGTTGGCTGAGTCCAGCTTGCAAATGGGTTCTCTGTGGCCTGGGCTGCATTCTTTtagataaactttttattttggaataatattAGATTTACAGAGAAGTTGCAAAGATAATGCCGAGAATTCCCATATATCTCTCACCCAGTTTCAGTTCCTGTATTACCAAGGCACacttgtcaaaactaagaaaccaacACTAACATTACTATTAACTATTCTTCAGACTATATTTGGATTTTATCAGTTTCTGCATCCAtgatctttttctgtcccagacCCAGCACAAGACAGCACATTGCACTTAATTGTCATGTCTCTTCAGTCTCCCCAGTCTTGTTTTTCTTACCCCactttttttgattcttttcccatatagtccattacagagtattgagtagagttccctgtgctatacagtaggtccttattagttttctgttttatatatagtagtgtgtatatgtcaatccaagtcttccagtttatccctcccccttaccccctggtaaccataagtttgttttctacatctgtaactctttctgtttcgtagataagttcatttgtacctttttttagattccacatataagtgatatcatatgatatttgtctttgtttgacttactttactcagtatgacaatctctaggtccatccatgttgctgcaaatggcattatttcattcttttttatggctgagtaatattccgttgtatatatgtaccacatcttctttatccattcctccgtcaatggacatttaggttgcttccatgtcctggctattgtaaatagtactgcagtgaacattggggtgcatgtatctttttgaattatggttttctccggatatatgcccaggagtgggattgctggatcatatggtagctctatttttagttttttaaggaacctccatactcttctccatagtggctgtaccagtttacattcccacaaacagtgcatgagggttcccttttctctacaccctgtCCAGctattattgtttgtagatttcttgatgatggccattctgactggtgtgaggtggtacctcactgtggttttgatttgcatttctctaatgattagtgatgttgagcatcttttaatgtgctttttagccatctgtatatcttctttggagaaatgtctatttagatcttccacccatttttgaattgggttgtttctttttttgatgttcaGCTGCATGAgcggtttgtatattttggagattaatcccatgtcggttgcttcatttgcaaatattttctcccattctgagggtttctcTGGTCTTGTTTTTTACCACTTTGATacttttgaggagtactggtcaggtattttggaGAGCTCCTCTCAATTTGGGTTTGCCTGATGTCTTTCTCACGAGTAGACTGTGGTTATGGATCTTTGGAAAGAATACCGTGGAGGTGCAGTGCCCTTCTTGTCACACATTTCAGGGACATATGACACCTACAGGACCTCCCTTGTGATGCtcaccttgatcacctggctaaGGTCATGTccgccaggtttctccactgcaaaGTTACTGTTTCCCCTTTCCATACTCTACTCTTTTACAGAAAGTCACCAAGTCCAGCTGGGCTGCGTCTTTTCAATATCTGATTGCcgatatttaaaaatcagggcttccctggtggcgcagtggtttagagtccgcctgccgatgcaggggacacgggttcatgccccggtccaggaagatcccacatgccgcagagcggctgggcccgtgagccatgaccgctgagtctgtgcgtctggagcctgtgctctgcaacgggagaggccacagcagtgagaggcccacgtaccacaaaaaataaataaataaataaaactcataagacttttaaaagatacatactTGGTATTCCATGTGGCAGCAAGTGGCTGGCGTAGGGTAGCCATGTCTCCTTTAGACAGCGACCTGTCTCTCCAGGTCACCACAGTCCCACTCAGCTCACTTCACTCCTTTCAGCTACCTGCCTGACCCCTGTAGGCACTTGAGTTTGAGACCCCTGCTCTAGGACATCTTCCTGTAGCAGACTGCACCTGACCTGGTTAAATAGAACTTTCCACTGATACAAGATCTTCAAATTCCAAAATAGTGTGCTTTAACTTTGATAATAataaattgacatttaaaaataatgtttgtgCCCTTTTGGGGTAGCAGAAAGAGAAGTAGTTGAATACGTTAAATTTGTTATTTATCATCATACAACTTTGGAGGTGTTGTATGAAAAACATTGTTTCAAGAGAAAATACCTCCTCATCTGTCTGCAGGGTCCTTTATAACCACGTGGTTCCACTGGAAATTTCAAAGTTCAGGGCTAAGACTCATATTAGCCATCCCGTGGAGGAAACTCAGCCTCACCACTGAGATGGTTCTCCCTGAAAATGCATTTGCTTCTCAGCCCTGTTCTTTGAGATGAGAGAGATTTTTATGAGAAGCATGGAAACCTTCCGCCCACGAAGAGGATTTTAGTTAGCACAGCTCTCAGGAGGGGAGATGCTTTGTGTTGCACGGTGAGCGCAGAGCTTAGGGGAGGGCACGTTTGGGTGTCAATTATCTGAGCCAGATCGACCAAAGGCCATGTCAACCTTtgccctctgccctcctggcGGAGCAGGCATGAAGCCAAGCCCATTCTGACCCGCTCATGAATGTGCCCACTCGTCACAATGGTAGATGTGAACTCAGTGAGAACCTGTGACTATCGTTTATGAATATAAATGACCGACTAATTGAGTCCTTCCTGTTTTCTAGGGGGGGCCGTCGGGGGTTTGTTAGGCGCATGGATGACAAGTGGACAGTTTAAGCCAGTTCCTCAGATCATAATGGAGCTGCCACCTGCCGAGCAGCAGAAGCTCTTTAACGAAGCCACTGCCATCGTCAGGCACCTGCAATGGACGGACGCCGTGCAGCTGACCATGCTGGTCATGGGCAGTGAGGCCCTGCAGCAGCAGCTGCTGGCGATGCTGGCCAACTACGTCACCAAGGAGCTCCGGGCGGAAGTGCAGTACGACGACTAGGCCTCTGCTCCAGGAAGCGGGGTCCATTTAGATGATTCCCCCCGACTCACGGAAGGTGACTGGGGAGCTGCAGGAAGCCCCACGTCATCAGAATATTACCCTAAACTGTAGCGAAATCTCCTGCTGGAGAGGCTGGGGCTGTGCCATATCATGTTCTGGAATTATTGGAGAAGGTGCCGTGTTTTGTGGCTGTGTGCACCTGTGTGCCCTGACAACCCTTCAGCTGGGAAGCTGGTGAACAGTAAAGCCGTGACTGCTGCCACGTAGCGGCAGTTTTCTGAATCTACTCTCACTCACACAGGAGCTGGAAGAAGGTCTTCACGTTCAGCCTTTTCATCTCATCGCGTGAAGATGACGCCTGTCCAGGCAGCCGTTGCAGGACCAGCCCTCCCTTGGGACCTTGGAGCTGTCCCCTGCTGGAATCACGTTTACCTCTTGAATGCCCCTTTCCCACCCAGTGACTTGTGAGTCGTCTCAGGGAGGGGGCAGTCGGCCTGCTGAGTGAAGCCACAAACGTCAGTGgcacccagcccctcccccagtaGCTGCCCGACTGGGCTCTCACCCTCCCAGGGGCTTGCTTTCCCCATCTGAAAAGTCATAGTAGTTCCtgagttctgttttttaaattaaatattttcagtaaattaTTGCTCTTTCTGAAGTGGTAGAATCATAAACTTTCTCTAAGAAATGAGTCCACCCTAAGTTTCCCCTAATattgtttttgctttgctttcagaACCACAGTTTGACAAGTGTCATCAAACtacaataaatgttttctgaacaGTCCTTTTCTCCACCTATTTGTGTAAAGTATCTCTGACATTTGAAGTTGTACACATGGAGCACAAGGGAAGGAAAGGTGTCAGATTTGTGACTTTAAAGAAGGAATGAAAGCTCCGGATTCCAGGGCCTGCGACCTGACTTTCCAGGCTGCTGTGGTGCCCTGTGCTGCCTGTGAGCACACACTGCCCCGAGCCTCCCTGGCAGCCACGGGATGTCCCTTGGGTCCCAGGGGCCTGGCAGGAAGCTGCACTGTCCACCCTGCTGAGCAGAGTCAGTATCCCGCACCTCTGTGTGTGTAAAGAAAGCTTCAGGGCAAATTAGAACCCAGGGTGATTAAGGAAGGATCAAGCTTTTATCTCAGAAaagttgctctttttttaaaaataaatttatttatttatttttggctgtgttgggtcttcgttgctgcgcgcgggcttctcactgtggtggcttctcttattgcggagcacaggctctaagcacgcgggcttcagtagttgtggctcgctggcttcagtagttgtggctcgcgggctctagagcgtaggctcggtagctgtggtgcacgggcttagttgctgcacggcatgtgggatcttcccggaccagggatcaaacccatgtcctcttcactggcaggtggcttcttaaccactgggccaccagggaagcccagaaaagctGCTCTTTATCTGGCCTTATCTAGCACACATCAGGTGCCCTTTACAGGCCACACTCCTGGGGTTGATGAAGCCACTTTGGACATTTGCACTGTTTGGGTTgatggggggcagggtggggtccTTTTAGATGATTATCCTGACTCATAGAAGGTGACTGGGTAGTTATGGGGGGCCCCACCAATTCAACTCGTGTGTTGGGTCCTACTCTGCCAGGCCCAGGGGACACAGGTGGTCCCAGCTCGGAGGTCCTGCACCAGTGTCCCCTGGAGTCCCTTCCCTGGCCTGCCTACCTTTACCCTTGGGAAGACCACTCTCGGGAGGAGATGGCCTGACTCCTGACCAATTTGGGGTCAGATGAAGCAGGCCTTACAGAATAAAGTCACTGGCCTAGTCAGGTCCTGGGTGACTTGCGGTAGA
Coding sequences:
- the C20H19orf12 gene encoding protein C19orf12 homolog, which gives rise to MPVAVEDIMRLLCSVSEERKMRAAVRHSGRGALVTGAVAFVGGLVGGPPGLAVGGAVGGLLGAWMTSGQFKPVPQIIMELPPAEQQKLFNEATAIVRHLQWTDAVQLTMLVMGSEALQQQLLAMLANYVTKELRAEVQYDD